A window of Macrotis lagotis isolate mMagLag1 chromosome 1, bilby.v1.9.chrom.fasta, whole genome shotgun sequence genomic DNA:
AAATATACTACTCTTCCCTAACCCATTAGAGTGGTTGCACATGTATAAAGGAATTAGTCAAATTAATTAAACTGCAATTTTACTAGTAAACTAGTTCAGATTATTAAACTATAATTTCCTCTTGTGAATGCCCCAACCCAAATTTACTATAAAATGAATATCCAGCAATGTaggaacatcatcatcatcatcatcacaacatTTCTGTATtactttaagctttgcaaagcactttataaatatctcatttgattctctgagaggcaggtgctattattccccattttacagatgaagaaactgaggtacagaaaagttttaactgacttgcccagggacacacagcaataaatgtcttcctgacttcaatttTAACACACTATACACTGTACTATGCAGCTGTCAAATTCTACTTGATTAATTCAAAGTCTAAAATAAGTAGAGAGTAGTATTAACATGAGTTCTGCAGGTTTCCCCTTTAGCATTAAATACCATGATAATCTTTCCAATGCCACCATTATAATGCATCCATTTCATAAAACTATATATTACTTTTAAATTCTCCTATTGTTGCTTGAAATATTTCCTGTAGTGCATGAGaaatttcctaatattaaactgAATTACATGTATGGCTGCCTATTTCTTATATACTTTGAAACATGTTTCCTGTCAAAGTCAGCATCTCTAAAACAAAGACTTAAATGGTGATTAGAAGAAAGAATCTGAATTAGTGGTTGCAGCATTTCAACTGAACTTCTGAAGCAAAATACCATCAAGTTATTTGACCTGGTTCCTTCTTCTGCCTCTGTAATAACAACTGCCCaacaacccctccccccaccagcAAAAAGAACAGACTTTAACCAAGATTGCCCCAAAGCAATAATTACCCTGTGATGACTATAAGTATGATAATTCATCTGTCACCAAATACTAGTCCTATGACTAGCAAATTCCCATCACCTGTTATTTTCCCTATCCCCATATTACTTAATTATAGACTATCAAGAAATAAAGTTGTCAACAACCCCTTTTCATTCTCTATATGTACCATTTACACATGCCCCATTCCAATTCTGCCCAATCTTTCCACTTTGCCCTCTGAATTCCCTGTTCTGTAATAAAGGGAaccttgttgttcagtcatttcaatcttgTCTGACTGTGACTCTATTTAAGAGTTTTGTTGGCAGAGATAATGCAGTGGTTTGCATTTCCccctcagttcattttatagatgaggaaaactgagtcaaaaggattaagtcacttgcccagggtcatagatagcaagtgcctgaggccagatttgaactcaggaagatgagtcttcctgactctattctGCACCCAAAatgaaggcaaggtaagggaatagaatttattaagtatgtgtgctaagtgttttacaaatatttagtCTTTTGATGCTCATaacaacaactctggaaggtgagtgttgttattatccccagttgaggaaactgaagtagacagaggttaaatgacttgcctagagttaaAGTTAATAAGTAGCTGAAGCAACATTTTAATTCACTTCTTCTTAAGACCcagaattctattcactgtaccactagCTGCCTAATATCTAGCATGATTCTTTTGTCTAATTGCTTTCATTAAAACTAACCAACACTGCATCTCTTGCTATCTTTTTCACCACTGACTATAACCTCACATTACATACCCTTCTCCAACAAACACTAGTGCCTGTACTGCCACTTTTAAACTCCTTCTACCAACTCTCAATCAACCTCTCCTCCTTTTTAAAGTTCACCCTAATAAAAATGTTCCCCCTTATTTAGATCATGGTAGCTGTCATCTACCAAATATACATgtcattatctctattttctcaAATTCAATACCTAgatcatcttcatcttctcttccttATGTTGCTGCTCCTTCAAATATTCTAATATCCCAGTTCCTCAATCTCCTCAAATCCCAAAAACCTACTCTTCCACTCTTATCTCAGTTATACATAGAGATGGTCATACCGTGGCTTTCACCATTACCCacaaatgttttatttccttAATCAAAAACTGTGATGTTCCTCAATCTGACAGTAACTTCCTATCACCCATCTTTTCTTATGCTACATCCCTACAAAACCTATTGATTCTCTTTGAGATCCCCAATCTTTCCATCCTATCAGGCCTACTCTGacctcactttccttccttcccaattctgattctACCAACTGAACTCTACGTTGCCCTGTACTCTCAACTCCTTTACCTCCTATGCTATATCATTATCCTCATCAAACATCAGCCCTGGATTTCCCCCACCATCTACCTACTGTATTCCTATGCATGGTATTGAATATAACTGGAGGAAGTCTAAACTAAATTGACTAAACTCAATACATGTGTTTTCTCATTTCAGTTGGAGTTTTCCTGAAGCAAGGTAATTCTTTGAGTCTTTCCTAATTGATTCTCAATCTCCACGGAAGctattccaaagttcttttcaaGCCTCCCATGCCAGTCCATACTCTCTCTCAACTGAGAatcttgtatatatttaaaaagcaaatcgGTACCATTTGCTCTGAGCACACTTTTCTTCTCAAAACCCCTAGACATCATTCCCAGTCTCTTCTTTAttctagtgtttgataaaataGCACTTATCTTTGTCAAATCTAGTCTCTCTGTCAATTTCTAGATTCCATTACCTCTTCTCTAATCTTTAATCTCTACCTCCACCCAAGCCCAAGCTTCCCCAAACAAAACTCTGGACCCTGTTACGCCCTCCAGTTACCATCTtctatctttcctcccttttaaaggaaaatttctattaaaagcTGTCAACATAGTTGCCTCTACTTTTTGATCAAATCCCCTGTAGGTGTTGCCCAATACTTcaacctcttctctctctctacactTTCTCTCTTGGTTACTTCATCAACTTCCATAAATTTTACCATCATCTCTGTGatccatatatttaaatattagtctTTTCCCTATGCTTCAGTCCTGAATTGTTCAGTCAtgcagtcatatccaactctttctGATCCCATGAACACCAGAACtgtctatggggttttcttggcaaaaaatattgaagtgccttgtcatttcctccttcagtggattaaggcaaacagaggttaagtgatttgcccaaggtcatacaactagtaagtgtctaagactttATTccaatccaggtcttcctgactccagggctctttGCAACTATAGAACATTTCAGACTGGGTGTTCAAACTCATCTCATCATATACTCCCCTCTAAACTCTCTTTTTCTATAGAAAATATCACCAATTCTTCCCATCTCCTGGCTCATAACTTAGGTGTTATCCAAAACTACCTATTCTCCTGCAACTCATTTATTCATAAAGTTTCCAAATTTTGCCATATTCTATCTCCACATCTCTGACATGCACTCCTCTATATTCACACAACCAACACTGTgatcaacattaaaaaaaaaaaaagacaaaaaccccAACCCTATTCTCTGCAAGAAGGAAACAAGTAGGCCACTCGGATGTTAATTCATAAacaacttcattttcaaaattttgagaaGCACATGACAACCAATTCAAATATACAAATTTAAGCCCAACCAACAAAATTGCAtctaatgaatttttaatttatagttaGCTCAAATTATTTGTGATTTTCAAAagcattaaaaatttaaattcaaagttttttgtttgttttcttttaaacctCTCACTCTGTAAAAGGTTTTTGAAATTTGGCAGTTCTCTTTCTAACCCTGTAAAAACTGAGATGTATGGGATAGacctccatttttctcctttcaaaatAATACATAACTGATTCCaaaagaagatataatttatGTCATTACTTTTGGCACTAAGATTCAATCACAGTCTTGAATAGCAGATCTctatcatatattattttttttttaattcacctaGAAAGAGATTTGGTAGGACAACAAAATTCAAACATTTCACTAGCCACACATGCAAAGAAGCaaaaatttcaggaaatattatttgatttactTCTTTTCTCAAACAGTTTTTATACCCAAACATTTTTTATCAAAGCCAAAACACCTGGGTATGGAAAACATACCACAAGGTCAAACAAGTTCACTATCAGGATATAGcagcaatatgaaattatttataaggaattaaacaaattaaaaataaattaaactataCCAAAACCTTAGTGCAGTTAAAATGCAGTGTCAccttatactttaaaaatttcaataaaataattaatacttcATAAAATTACCTTTGTAGTACGTTTCCTTTAAAAGATTCAACAACCAGGCATTAAAAGCTTCCCCTCTCCAATAACCTTCACATCCTTTGCATATTTTTGCTAATCATTAAAATTCTAAGATTATTGTACAGTTCAAGGATTAAAAATTCTTCCTAAAATCTACTACTAGAAGTCACCTGACAATATCAGCTAAGATAGGCCTaccatgaaagaaaatgaaacaatttaaggTATTCATCTGATACTAGGTAGTCCATTAAAACTAGtccttttaaaagatttttcatctTAAGGTACAACTAACACTAAAAAACATGGGCCTCTTTTTATCTAAAGATCTCTTACCCTTATTAAACTAGGTCATCCAACTTATGCTGACACTAGATCTAGAAATTGCAATTATTTTGCAATCTGTTTTTATCCTTGTTGAAAGATCCTcaaaaacctctctctctctctctccctctctctcatacATCTGCTATTGAACTGACTTTCTCATTCACATGATCTAAGCCAATACTTCTTTCATGAAATAGTTTTAACCTACACAAACTATACTATTGCTCATTAATTCAAAATGTCAAACAACCTGCACTCCAGACAGTATAAGATTATATTGGTACAGAGAAAGCCAACAAGTGATATTAATTAGACCGGGTCTATTTTTAGTAGTGGTTTCTTTTTCTACAACCTAATACTGCATTCAAATTATGAGTAAATGAATTAAAGTCATCACAAAATTGTCATTCTGCTTTCTATTTCAGGGTACAAAGAATTAAGCATacttaagaaaacatttaaattatttcccaTTCTGAATCCTTACTAGTTCAAGGTAGAGAATAGATTTTGCAAtacaggttgtttttttttttatttagtgctACTGAACTTGTAAATTTAGACTTGTTCAAATAAATTGCCTCAGAGATCttatatttaaaactttaaatagtaagaaaattgatgaaaaaatcactttcaatttattcttatttaacaCTATAGTAAAACATGCCACTGTACTGGATCACTTATTCATTGTATTTTCAGAGAATGTTAATTggctttaaaatgaaatatatttaatgtatataaatatctaCACATagctttaaaatacaaataacatTCTTATTACTACCTAAGACAGAAAAAAAGCTATCATTCTTAATTCAATTCAAGATGTCCTTATAATTCGGAAATatgatgttgaaaactacctGATATTCATATCCATTTCAAAAGCTCATCTAAAGGAATATAATCAGAAAAGACTGAttacaattataaaattattaatgaattagctaagtttttgttttgaaatactatttttcctGCTACTACaaaaatttatattacataaatggattacaaaactaaaagaattgaTAAGAACATACATAACTAAAAGCTCTTGGTcaaaagatatataattttatatttttttctaattttaatgtaTTAATGGTGTAGAATCTCACcggaaaaggaaaaatgttgtCAGCTCTGTTCAAACTATCTTCCATCCAAGATTTGGGAGCAAAAGCTGAGCTGGGCCGAGCATATTTCTGCAGCTGAATATGATTGCTTGCAAAATTTTTCTTCAGGGGTGAAATGGAGTTGAGAGGTGTTATTCCTCCATTGAGTCCTCTGCGGTGATCTCGGCCTTGGGAGCCTCCCCAACCACCATATCCACCGCCACCGGGGCTCCATGAAGAAGATGGTGTAGGTGAAGGACTTTGGTAGCTGCTCCACGGTGAGGGTGGCTTGTTGAGATTATTTGCCAAATGAGGCAGCTGATTAAAAGCAGCATTTCTGTGTGTAAATGGAGGTGGATGAGGACTAGCAGGAGACCTCCTCTGCTGCTGATGCTGATTGTGGTGATGttgaaaatgaggatgatgagggTGGTGCTGAGAAAGGGGTCCTATCTGAGGGGAAAAGCTGCCACCAAAGCCCGGGCTGACGTGATGCGGAAAATTTTGAAACAGCAGAGCACCATTATTAGCTGAAGCAGCAGGGACACCTCCCTGGTGAAAAAAACTTGCATCTTCATTGATTATTGTAGAGGAAGAAGGAGCAATAGCTGCTGACCAGTTACTGAAACCAGTAAGAGAGGATGCACTGGATGTTAAGGGCTGAGTTGAAGTACCTAACCCTGTGGCCTCTTGGTAGTCAAATCCTGTCAACACTGGTGattctattcttattttttccttcccattgcCATTTTCTGAAGAGCTATCTCCTTGATTTTCTTCAGATTTAGCTTTCTCGGGTTCAGGTAGTATGCCTGCTTCCTGACCTTGACTGGGGGAAAGCTGCTGCTTTTCTAGAGAATCTTGCTGTTCCTGTTGCTGTTGCTGAGTTTTAGATTTTTCTGACCCCAGAATCTCATCCTGAATGTTATGGGCAGCTGGAGCAGGAAAGAGCCAAGCTGACCCAGCATTACTGCCATTGGCAGCTGTGTTATTATTTATAAAAGCAGCAGGGCTGGGGGTTGCATTTTGATGATGGTGTGGAGGCTGCAGATGTGGATGAAATCTGACTGGAAAAGCTGATTTATTCCCAGTATTGTTTTGCACCAGCACTCCAAACCCGTAATCccccatttattatttttatgatctgAATTCTTACAACAAAAATGACAACCTAGTCAGCTTAAGTCTGCCTCCTTTCCTCCAACCCAAATTGAGTGTTTTAGAAATGTCTTATTATAGCTCAGTGATCCCAGCTTATCCCCACCCTAAATATTTCTGATTTGGAATTCTGGTATCTGAAAACCTAAAAAATCTCTCTTAAGATATGGACATGAGTCAAATTGTGTTTATTTCTAAGGGAGAGGGTaggaaggaggggggggaaatCAAGTCTTTGGTTAGTAAAATAGGTGGTTTctttttccaaaggaaaatgcACATGAATGACAAAAACAGAGCTTCTTAAGCATTTATGGATGTAGAAGAATAAGCATTGCGCAGAgtaaaaaatatatctataatttAACAATCATATGTTCTTCCTCAGCAGTTTTGACTCACCCACATATGAAATCTTTTAAGGGTTTAGGGGAGAAGATGTCTTTTCTTGgcagctcaaaaaaaatttttttttaaatcagaaataatttaagaacattatatattatatatttatgtataaagaTTTATGTTatgtggagagaaagaaagaaatggggtGAATTCCTGGTTCCGGGAAATAAGATTTCAGTGGAGGAAATCAGCATTGAATAGGAATGGGAGGATGGCAGGAAGGTTTCTGCTGTTCTTGGTACTGTTTTTGCTCTTTCTGCTGCTCCTGGTGCAGTTTTTGCTCCTGGGGCTgtttttgttgctgctgctgctgctcttcCTGCTCCTGGTGCAGTTCTTGCTGTTGCTGCTCCTGTTTTTCCTGCTTCTGGTCTCCCCCCCACCTCCTCTCCCCCATGAAATGGGCTGAAAACACCCGTTTCTCTCTAGGGgggacagagattaaaaaaggatTAAAGCGATTCACTGCGGAGGGGAGGGGGGGCAAAACAATACGGGGGGCCTCAGCAGCCGCCGGCCGGGGTCTGCGGGGAAAATTGGGGCGATCTGGAAGGAAGGTCCTGccgctgccgctgctgctgcgGTCTCTGCCTCGTCCCCTCTCTGCGGCTCcggggttttttttccctcatggGACCCGGGGGCGGTTTGTTCGGTTTCTCAGTTCGATTCTccgcaggaaaaaaaaaaacaacaacaacaacaaaaaaaacaaacaaacaaaaaaaacaaaacaaaaacaaaaaaaccaacacTGCGATTATTCTAATGGAGAAATgcccccctttctttctttttttgaaacaattatttacagtttttctcctcACGGTTCCTGGGACGCCGCAGCCGCCGTCTTCCCTCCGCCCGGGGTCGGTGCCGTGTGTGCCGCggccttctccttcctcttcgggttctcttcttcctcctcctcctcctcctcggctGTCTCCGCCGCCACCGCCTCCCGGTGCCGGTCTCCCTGCAGCCGCCGCCGACTCCTCCTCAGGACCGAGCCGAGTGAAATGACAACCAGCTGGAAAGACCGAGAGACACTTCCGGTTCGGGGAGGGAGGGGCGGGGCGCCACCGAAAGACCAATCTGTGAGCACATTCCGTGCTGGCCACACCCCCGTCCCCGTTTGGACACCGCCCAGGAAGGTCGAAAAAGAGGCCTCCGGTGACGCCCCGGCTCCCTGAGACCCGCCCATTAAGGTCATTGGTTGAggttcccttcccccaccctctcaGTAAGCTCGTCCCATCGCCATCTTAGATGAGGGCAAAAGAACCCGTTGCCGATTCCTCTCCCCGTTTCGGAGTTGACTGAGGAAGAGAGAGCCGGGTAGGAAAGCCTTAGCGTCCCGAGGCAGGGAGGCGGCGCGTTAAGGAGGCGACCCGACCACCTGCGAAAAGCCGGGGAGCGGCGCTTCCCGTAGTCAAGGTGGCGCCGCGGGCGTCACGTGCGCCCGTCCCGGCTCCGCCCCGGAGGGCTCGGGCCGGCGAGGCGGTGCCCGCCCTGCCCGCTCTGCCTGCGCAGCTGGAAAGGTCAGCGCTGCTCCCCAGCTGTGTGCCGCGCGCGGCGCTCGGGCCGGAGGCCGGGGACAGGGCCGACCCCGAGGCCCGGCGGAGAGGCAGCCGCCGCCTCCGGGGCCAGACCCGCGACGCCGGCGGCGAGCCCCGCGCCTGGATGTCGCCGAGAAGCCGGGCTGGGGCGGAGGCAGGCCCGGAGGGGCCCGCGCCCCGCAACCTTGAGGGCCTGGTTCCAAGGGCGCAGAAGCGCCAGGCACGGGCACCCCCAGCGCCGCCGCCGTGGTGGGCCCCAACCCTGCTCTGACTAATGCAGAATCCgccggggaggggaggggaggggcccAGCTCAAGGTCACGGGCTCCTGCGGAATGGCCTGcagccccgggggggggggggggggggcagatctTCTGGTGTCTGTGCCCCGATGACACAATATTAGAGATAAAAGGCCAGAAAGATCcctgagtgggggaggggaggggagcggGTCCTGCTGCCAGTTGTGAGGCCTCAAGGTGCAGTGGACCCCAAAAGGACCCATTCGGCCCAAATCCCTCCTTTTGTGTGGAAGGGAGCTAAGAAGGAATCGATTTGCCTGGTGTTTGCAACTAATTAGAAGTAATCCTTGTTCTAGAATCCGGATCTGGCGGCGCTTAGCCTCcttccagtgctctttctactattcTACCTTAAAATGATCATCTATAAACACACATTTGAGGTTCCATTCGGGAGTTAAAGGCATAGACCCTGGACTGTAAGGTATTATGTGAAAGTTGTAAAAAATAGATACTTATTATTAGATCAACAACAAATTCAACCTACTTAACTCAAAGGGAGACCCAACTTCTGTAAGTGTCATTCTaaaccttttctttaaaaatttaaaagtttttgagtcaTCTATTACTAGTATATGATCCTACATCCTATTTCCCTGAGGTACCTaagatattaaaaatgacaagaaaatcaTTAGTGTCTTTTTTACCGTATCATCTTTGGAATACTTGCCAGAAACTGGGGAATCTTGATCAGTGAATCACACAGAGTTATAAGATCCCATACCATTCTAAATTTCCTTACCCAACGcagaatatcaaaaaaaaaaaaaattacctaaagTGTTCTTTAGTTCATTCTCATCCAGCCCTGAGGTATGGTATTATGCTAACTAAGAATATGCTCAAAAATCAGCAGTCAACTTGGTTTATATGAaactaattatatgtaaaaatattgaaattagaaTATTGCTTTGGAGTTGGTAGGTCAGGTACTTTCTGTAACAGAATTATAGGACTTAATGTTCTTGGTGTGAGTCTTAACTGGAATGTAATAGTTAGAAGACAGGTCTGGGCAGGTATTTGATCCAGCCCCCCTAGAGAGTAATACTAGTCAGTGTCCTCTGGAAATGCTAGTAAGTCTCCTGGGGCAGAGGGAAAGCTTATTTTAAAGCAAGGAttcttaacatatttccacagtCTAGTAGAAAGTGTAAAGACCCCTTCATagaatgatgttttaaaatgcataaaataacatacatagaattacaaaagaaagggttagtgaaaataaagatgtattttttccttgatccaAGGTCACACCTCCCCTCCCTTGAAATCTATCAAGTCCAAGATCACAGGTACAgattattgttgttgagtcatttcagttgtgtcagattcttcctgaccccatttggggttttcttggcaaatacacaggagtggtttgctatttccttctccagctcattttgtaggtgaagaaaatgagggttaagtgacttgcccaggttcaccctTATTTCAAAGCAACTAGAAACACATTATTGTAATTCCAAtcgattttttcccccaaaatgcaAAAGTCCCTTACTAGTTTTTTGAGTTGGGGAAGAAAGGGACTAGAAGGGTTGAATTACTTCTCAAGCATCATACATTCTGAAGTTACTGAGAAGTTTTAAGTCATGACCCAATATAGCAGGTAATTAATGGGCAGGATACAAGTATCTTTAAACCAAATCGAGATAATACATTTTATTAAACTACTCATCCGGCATACATCCTGTTTTGCTTTTTGAAAGTATACATGTTTACTTAGGAAACTCAATAGTTTTCCAGCACCTAATTACTaggttatatttttttccttttgttttctgttttgcaATCTATGCAAGCCCTCTAAATCTTAattattccccccaccccactttcCCAGTTACTATATTATTTTTCACATAGGTTTACAATTAACAATCCCTTTTGTCAAGGGAATGgtgaacccagttcttctgatGAATTGTTTCTGAATAAATCTCCTGGAAGGACTAAGACCTAAGCATGCTTCATTTAAATTCAGGTACACCTTGGCAAAACATTAGCGTGAGGACTTAAATCAGCTAGAGCACTAGTTTAACTTATAAACAATGACATTAAACTCCCAAGTTGACATATCCTTGACTGGTTCTAGTCACCTGATGGGGACTGTACTGTTGACACAGATTACTCCATTCTGTTTGAATTGGATACGCTTCACTTCCTGTCTTAAAAGTATGGCAGAGTGATAGGACTGAATAGTTGCTTGAAGTTGGACTGAAAGACCAAATCATTTCCACCTTTTATACTTATAAAATCTATGgcaataaaatgtataaaattatgtGAGTGAAGTTGTGTGAGTAGTGTTGAACACCAATGGAAGAATCCATACAATCACGCTGACTGGGTCTACTATGAACTGATCTTATCCATTCTCAATTGTACCCTTATTGCTTCACATCAAATTGTCTTTGATATCACACTCTACTCAGATGTTGTTTCAAACCTTCTCAAATCACAGTaatttgtgtgcatatatacttCCCTCACTCCCAAGAGTGCTCAGTGGAGAACCTGGACTCAGACATCATTGAAGAAAGAAAGACCATCATTTGGTATCTCCTTCCCTTGCCCAGTTCCACACTTCAAAT
This region includes:
- the CPEB4 gene encoding cytoplasmic polyadenylation element-binding protein 4 isoform X1 codes for the protein MGDYGFGVLVQNNTGNKSAFPVRFHPHLQPPHHHQNATPSPAAFINNNTAANGSNAGSAWLFPAPAAHNIQDEILGSEKSKTQQQQQEQQDSLEKQQLSPSQGQEAGILPEPEKAKSEENQGDSSSENGNGKEKIRIESPVLTGFDYQEATGLGTSTQPLTSSASSLTGFSNWSAAIAPSSSTIINEDASFFHQGGVPAASANNGALLFQNFPHHVSPGFGGSFSPQIGPLSQHHPHHPHFQHHHNQHQQQRRSPASPHPPPFTHRNAAFNQLPHLANNLNKPPSPWSSYQSPSPTPSSSWSPGGGGYGGWGGSQGRDHRRGLNGGITPLNSISPLKKNFASNHIQLQKYARPSSAFAPKSWMEDSLNRADNIFPFPERPRTFDMHSLESSLIDIMRAENDSLKGRLNYSYPGSDSSLLINARTYGRRRGQSSLFPMEDGFLDDGRGDQPLHSGLGSPHCFTHQNGERVERYSRKVFVGGLPPDIDEDEITASFRRFGPLIVDWPHKAESKSYFPPKGYAFLLFQDESSVQALIDACIEEDGKLYLCVSSPTIKDKPVQIRPWNLSDSDFVMDGSQPLDPRKTIFVGGVPRPLRAVELAMIMDRLYGGVCYAGIDTDPELKYPKGAGRVAFSNQQSYIAAISARFVQLQHGEIDKRVEVKPYVLDDQLCDECQGARCGGKFAPFFCANVTCLQYYCEYCWAAIHSRAGREFHKPLVKEGGDRPRHISFRWN
- the CPEB4 gene encoding cytoplasmic polyadenylation element-binding protein 4 isoform X6; its protein translation is MGDYGFGVLVQNNTGNKSAFPVRFHPHLQPPHHHQNATPSPAAFINNNTAANGSNAGSAWLFPAPAAHNIQDEILGSEKSKTQQQQQEQQDSLEKQQLSPSQGQEAGILPEPEKAKSEENQGDSSSENGNGKEKIRIESPVLTGFDYQEATGLGTSTQPLTSSASSLTGFSNWSAAIAPSSSTIINEDASFFHQGGVPAASANNGALLFQNFPHHVSPGFGGSFSPQIGPLSQHHPHHPHFQHHHNQHQQQRRSPASPHPPPFTHRNAAFNQLPHLANNLNKPPSPWSSYQSPSPTPSSSWSPGGGGYGGWGGSQGRDHRRGLNGGITPLNSISPLKKNFASNHIQLQKYARPSSAFAPKSWMEDSLNRADNIFPFPERPRTFDMHSLESSLIDIMRAENDSLKDEITASFRRFGPLIVDWPHKAESKSYFPPKGYAFLLFQDESSVQALIDACIEEDGKLYLCVSSPTIKDKPVQIRPWNLSDSDFVMDGSQPLDPRKTIFVGGVPRPLRAVELAMIMDRLYGGVCYAGIDTDPELKYPKGAGRVAFSNQQSYIAAISARFVQLQHGEIDKRVEVKPYVLDDQLCDECQGARCGGKFAPFFCANVTCLQYYCEYCWAAIHSRAGREFHKPLVKEGGDRPRHISFRWN
- the CPEB4 gene encoding cytoplasmic polyadenylation element-binding protein 4 isoform X3 — its product is MGDYGFGVLVQNNTGNKSAFPVRFHPHLQPPHHHQNATPSPAAFINNNTAANGSNAGSAWLFPAPAAHNIQDEILGSEKSKTQQQQQEQQDSLEKQQLSPSQGQEAGILPEPEKAKSEENQGDSSSENGNGKEKIRIESPVLTGFDYQEATGLGTSTQPLTSSASSLTGFSNWSAAIAPSSSTIINEDASFFHQGGVPAASANNGALLFQNFPHHVSPGFGGSFSPQIGPLSQHHPHHPHFQHHHNQHQQQRRSPASPHPPPFTHRNAAFNQLPHLANNLNKPPSPWSSYQSPSPTPSSSWSPGGGGYGGWGGSQGRDHRRGLNGGITPLNSISPLKKNFASNHIQLQKYARPSSAFAPKSWMEDSLNRADNIFPFPERPRTFDMHSLESSLIDIMRAENDSLKGQSSLFPMEDGFLDDGRGDQPLHSGLGSPHCFTHQNGERVERYSRKVFVGGLPPDIDEDEITASFRRFGPLIVDWPHKAESKSYFPPKGYAFLLFQDESSVQALIDACIEEDGKLYLCVSSPTIKDKPVQIRPWNLSDSDFVMDGSQPLDPRKTIFVGGVPRPLRAVELAMIMDRLYGGVCYAGIDTDPELKYPKGAGRVAFSNQQSYIAAISARFVQLQHGEIDKRVEVKPYVLDDQLCDECQGARCGGKFAPFFCANVTCLQYYCEYCWAAIHSRAGREFHKPLVKEGGDRPRHISFRWN
- the CPEB4 gene encoding cytoplasmic polyadenylation element-binding protein 4 isoform X5; translation: MGDYGFGVLVQNNTGNKSAFPVRFHPHLQPPHHHQNATPSPAAFINNNTAANGSNAGSAWLFPAPAAHNIQDEILGSEKSKTQQQQQEQQDSLEKQQLSPSQGQEAGILPEPEKAKSEENQGDSSSENGNGKEKIRIESPVLTGFDYQEATGLGTSTQPLTSSASSLTGFSNWSAAIAPSSSTIINEDASFFHQGGVPAASANNGALLFQNFPHHVSPGFGGSFSPQIGPLSQHHPHHPHFQHHHNQHQQQRRSPASPHPPPFTHRNAAFNQLPHLANNLNKPPSPWSSYQSPSPTPSSSWSPGGGGYGGWGGSQGRDHRRGLNGGITPLNSISPLKKNFASNHIQLQKYARPSSAFAPKSWMEDSLNRADNIFPFPERPRTFDMHSLESSLIDIMRAENDSLKGRLNYSYPGSDSSLLINARTYGRRRGQSSLFPMEDGFLDDGRGDQPLHSGLGSPHCFTHQNGERVERYSRKVFVGGLPPDIDEDEITASFRRFGPLIVDWPHKAESKSYFPPKGYAFLLFQDESSVQALIDACIEEDGKLYLCVSSPTIKDKPVQIRPWNLSDSDFVMDGSQPLDPRKTIFVGGVPRPLRAVELAMIMDRLYGGVCYAGIDTDPELKYPKGAGRVAFSNQQSYIAAISARFVQLQHGEIDKRG
- the CPEB4 gene encoding cytoplasmic polyadenylation element-binding protein 4 isoform X4, with protein sequence MGDYGFGVLVQNNTGNKSAFPVRFHPHLQPPHHHQNATPSPAAFINNNTAANGSNAGSAWLFPAPAAHNIQDEILGSEKSKTQQQQQEQQDSLEKQQLSPSQGQEAGILPEPEKAKSEENQGDSSSENGNGKEKIRIESPVLTGFDYQEATGLGTSTQPLTSSASSLTGFSNWSAAIAPSSSTIINEDASFFHQGGVPAASANNGALLFQNFPHHVSPGFGGSFSPQIGPLSQHHPHHPHFQHHHNQHQQQRRSPASPHPPPFTHRNAAFNQLPHLANNLNKPPSPWSSYQSPSPTPSSSWSPGGGGYGGWGGSQGRDHRRGLNGGITPLNSISPLKKNFASNHIQLQKYARPSSAFAPKSWMEDSLNRADNIFPFPERPRTFDMHSLESSLIDIMRAENDSLKGRLNYSYPGSDSSLLINDEITASFRRFGPLIVDWPHKAESKSYFPPKGYAFLLFQDESSVQALIDACIEEDGKLYLCVSSPTIKDKPVQIRPWNLSDSDFVMDGSQPLDPRKTIFVGGVPRPLRAVELAMIMDRLYGGVCYAGIDTDPELKYPKGAGRVAFSNQQSYIAAISARFVQLQHGEIDKRVEVKPYVLDDQLCDECQGARCGGKFAPFFCANVTCLQYYCEYCWAAIHSRAGREFHKPLVKEGGDRPRHISFRWN